The following are encoded in a window of Pelagicoccus sp. SDUM812003 genomic DNA:
- a CDS encoding zinc ribbon domain-containing protein produces the protein MATYVYETIPQTPDEKPERFEIQQSMKDDALTAHPENGKPVKRVISGGYGFSVSGSAPAPAPQHGCCGGSCGCSH, from the coding sequence ATGGCGACCTACGTTTACGAAACCATCCCGCAAACTCCGGACGAAAAGCCGGAGCGTTTCGAAATCCAGCAAAGCATGAAGGACGACGCCCTGACCGCCCATCCGGAAAACGGCAAACCGGTCAAGCGCGTCATCAGCGGCGGCTACGGTTTTTCCGTGAGCGGCAGCGCCCCGGCACCCGCGCCGCAACACGGCTGCTGCGGCGGATCCTGCGGCTGCAGCCACTAG
- the tyrS gene encoding tyrosine--tRNA ligase has translation MNILEELTWRGLINDCTAMDELAKRLENGPITLYSGFDPTADSLHLGNLVPLLALRRFQLCGHRPIALAGGATGSIGDPSGKKSERQLLTKEVLDHNIAKVKVQLARLLDFSKDLPNPATLVDNASWVGPISFLDFLRDVGKHITVNSMVSKESVKARMGDEKSGISFTEFSYMLLQGYDFFHLNQAENCELQIGGSDQWGNITVGTELTRKKAGNTVYGLTLPLITNSDGSKFGKSEKGAIYLDPEKTSVYRFYQYFVNVDDRDVIRFLKFFTFLTEEQIKELEEKHAANPGAREAHHALAREMTNLIHGEQATEDAITASKILFGGGLDGITENALKNVAGEIPNASLAQDKLRSEDGYLLLDAIVDTGLTNSRGEAKKAVKEGGAYVNNQRVQDMGYRLSATDVHYDKYILLRRGKKNYAALVLA, from the coding sequence ATGAATATTCTCGAAGAGCTCACATGGAGAGGACTGATCAACGACTGCACGGCCATGGACGAACTGGCCAAGCGTCTCGAGAACGGACCCATCACTCTCTATAGCGGCTTCGATCCCACGGCCGACAGCCTTCACCTCGGCAACCTAGTGCCGCTGCTGGCCCTGCGACGCTTTCAGCTGTGCGGCCACCGGCCCATCGCCCTCGCGGGCGGCGCCACCGGTTCCATCGGCGACCCTTCAGGCAAGAAATCCGAACGCCAGCTCCTGACCAAGGAGGTGCTCGACCACAACATCGCTAAGGTGAAGGTCCAGCTGGCCCGCCTGCTGGACTTTTCCAAAGACCTGCCCAACCCGGCCACTCTGGTCGACAACGCTTCCTGGGTGGGTCCCATCAGCTTTCTCGACTTCCTGCGCGATGTCGGAAAGCACATCACGGTCAACTCCATGGTCTCCAAGGAGTCGGTGAAGGCTCGCATGGGCGACGAGAAGTCCGGCATCAGCTTCACCGAGTTCTCCTACATGCTGCTGCAGGGCTACGATTTCTTCCACCTCAACCAAGCGGAAAACTGCGAGCTGCAGATCGGCGGTTCGGACCAATGGGGCAACATCACGGTCGGTACCGAACTCACCCGCAAGAAGGCGGGCAACACCGTCTACGGCCTCACCCTTCCCCTCATCACCAACTCCGACGGCTCCAAGTTCGGCAAGTCGGAGAAGGGAGCCATCTACCTCGACCCGGAAAAGACCAGCGTCTACCGCTTCTACCAGTACTTCGTCAACGTGGACGATCGCGACGTGATCCGCTTCCTCAAGTTCTTCACCTTCCTCACCGAGGAGCAGATCAAGGAGCTGGAGGAAAAGCACGCCGCCAATCCAGGCGCCCGCGAAGCCCATCACGCCCTCGCCCGCGAAATGACCAATCTCATCCACGGCGAGCAAGCCACCGAAGATGCCATCACCGCGTCCAAGATCCTCTTCGGCGGCGGACTCGACGGCATCACCGAAAACGCCCTCAAGAACGTGGCCGGCGAAATCCCCAACGCTTCCCTCGCCCAGGACAAGCTGCGCTCGGAAGACGGCTACCTGCTGCTCGACGCCATCGTCGACACCGGCCTCACCAACTCCCGCGGCGAGGCCAAAAAAGCGGTCAAGGAAGGCGGAGCCTACGTCAACAACCAGCGCGTGCAGGACATGGGCTACCGGCTGTCGGCGACGGACGTGCACTACGACAAATACATCCTGCTGCGTCGCGGCAAAAAGAACTACGCCGCCCTCGTGCTCGCGTAG